The genomic segment AGGCCCGGGCCGCGGCTGTACCGGGGGCACTGGATTTTTGCCGCTACGCGGCCACTAAAGGGGTCACTATCTTTTACATTACCAATCGCCAGGATCACCTGCGGGAAGCGACGCGCGAGAATTTGAAGGGGTTGGGCTTCCCGCTGTCAACCGAACGCGAAACTATACTCACTCGAGGCGACAATTCTGATAAAGGATTGAGGCGTGGTGCCGTAGCTCAGGAGTACCGCATTTTGCTGCTGATAGGGGACGATGCCCGGGATTTTTCATCGGCTTTCGTGAATCAACCACTGCCCGGGCGGAATGAATTGCCCAACCAGTATGCCGCCTATTGGGGTAGTAAATGGATTATTCTCCCCAACCCGCTATATGGCGATTGGGAGAAGGCATTGTTCGGAGCAGAAGGATATGGATTAGACCGTCAGTCCCGTATTGAGAAAAAGTATCAGGCCCTGCGGTTCTAAATCTGGTCTGATTCAAATACCTGCAGTTGGACGGACAATCATCAGGTTTCAATTTCACTAAGGGGTGTTAAGGCCGATGCGTCGATGGCGATTCAGGAACAGATTTTTACTCATTCAGGTTGCTCTATTACTTATTCCATTATTTGGTCGTGATCTTCCCCGCTCGATTGTCTTGATCATAGCCGACGGTGCCGGGGTGGGCCAGCACTCACTGGCCTATTATCATAATGATCACTATGCACCGGCTTCCTTTCAGCATGTGGGTCTCATGGCAACCTGCCCATCGGACCGGGAAAGAGTCACCGACTCCGCTGCTGCTTCTACTGCTATAGCCACCGGAGTGAAGACTTACAACGGTGCGATAGCAGTGGATGACAATCAGAAACCGCTGAAGACGGTTCTTGAATATGCCCGGGAGCGGGGTATGGCTACCGGGCTGGTGGCGACATCCGTCATCACCCAAGCCACCCCCGCCGCCTTCGCTGCTCACGTGGATTCCCGTAGTAAGCATGCTGAGATCGCTCGACAGATGGCTGCGGCGGGAATTACGGTCTTATTTGGCGGCGGCCGCGTACATTTCCTTGCACAAGACAGGGGAGGCGAACAGGAGATTGATCTCCTGGAGGCTATGTCAGCGCACGGTGTCCAGATAATGGCTGGTCTGCATGAGCCGCTCAGAGGGGACCACCCCGTTGTCGGTCTATTTGCCGATGGATCCTTGCCAGCGGCCGATAAAAATCGCCAACCAACTACTGCGGCCATGGCCCTGCGGGCTTTGGAAATCTTGGATAATGACCCCGACGGCTTTTTCCTGATGGTGGAAGAGAGCCAGATAGATTGGGGCAGTAGTGGCAATGATGCGGACCGCGTGCGGGCTGAAATGGCGTCGCTGAACGATCTGATCGATAGGGTGTTGGCCTACCAGACACAGCACCCGGAAGTGCTGGTGGTGTTTGTGGCTGATCATGAGACCGGGGGGCTTGCCATCCAGGATAAAGCAATGGCGAGCGGTCTCAAAGCGGCATGGACGACGAGAGGTCACACCAGCAACCTGGTGCCTATTTTTGCCACCGGCCCGGGTGGTGAGGCCTTCGACGCTGTGGTGGACAACACCTTCATCGGCCAGACTTTGATCAAGTACGTCACCTCCCGCTGAGCTACAATAGTGCCTACTGAAGGCCAGGGACTGCATATTCACCGCCTGGTGAAGACCTTCGACGGCCTGACAGCTGTGGACGGCGTTTCCTTTCAGATCGAGCCGGGAACCATCTTCGGATTACTGGGTCCCAATGGAGCTGGCAAAACTACCATTATTCGCATCATCATGGGGATCCTAGGGGCTGATGAAGGAGAGGTCTATTATCAGGGGCATCCCATCACCCGGCTTGAAAGCCGCCGATTCGGATATCTGCCCGAAGAGCGGGGTCTATATCAGAAGACCCGCCTGCGGGAAACGCTCATCTACCTGGCCCGGCTGAAAGGGCTGGCCCAACCGGATGCTGCCAGCCGGGTGGATCTTTATATCGAACGGTTCGAGCTGCAGGCCTACGCCCACAAGAATATCCAGGCGCTTTCGAAGGGGAACCAGCAGAAGGCCCAGTTTATCGCCGCTGTGGTCCACAGGCCTAGCGTAGTTATCCTGGATGAACCCTTTGTGGGCCTTGATCCCGTGAACCAGATTGTACTGAAGGAAATCATCACGGAGCTCCGGGCCGCGGGTACCACCATTCTATTCTCGACCCACCAGATGGAGCAGGTGGAACGCATCTGCCAATTCATTTGCCTCATAAACCTTGGCAGGGTGGTATTGTCGGGAACCCTGGCGGAGGTTAAGGCAGGCCATGGCGAGCAATGCGTTGAGGTCACCTTTGACGGGAACATACCCGCTACCGTGGATCGGTGGTTGACGGTGTTGGAGACGCCCAGTGAGGATACAGTGATCGGGAACCTCAAGCGAGAGCTGGCTCCTACCCTTAAGGGGCTGGTGGATTCGGGCCGGGTCCTGGAGTTTAAGGTACGGGAACCTACACTAGAGGAGATTTTCATTGAGGCCGTGAAAGGGGATCAGGCATGAAGGCGGCCTGGCTGGTAGCTCGGTGGGAATACCTCACCCGCATCCGCTCAAAGTTCTTCCTGGTCTCAACCATTCTTATGCCCCTTATCATCGTGGTGGCGATTTACCTGCCGGTGCTGCTGCTCGATGAGGACGAGATTCGGGGGCTCACTTTGTCCATTGTTGATGAGTCCGGCGAATGGGAACGGCAGATCGGGGAGCTATTGGACGAGCATCATCGAACGGCCGACGGTGAATCCCGCTATCGGCGCTACTCCTTGTTGAGCCGGGGCCAATTTCAACAGCGAGCTGAGGCGGCGGCCCTGCTGGACGCCGGCGTCATTGATGCTTATCTGGTGATTGAGCCGCAGTTTGGCGAGACGGGGAAGGTGAGTTATATCGCCCGGGACCGGGGCCGCATTTTCGAGCAGGAGCAGCTGCGCCGGGCAGTCCAGAATATATGGACCCGGGCCACTTTTCAGCGGTATCAGGTTGATGCGGAGCTAGTCGAGACCCTCAAGCGGGACATCGCCTGGACCAACTATTTTGCCCAGGGAAAGGAGCTGTCTGCGTCGGATGAAATGCAGGCCTTCCTGACTCCTTTCATTTATGCCATGATCCTTTTTTTCGCCATCTTCGTCTCGTCCCAGATACTCATGCGCAGCATCATCACTGAGCGGGGCAATCGAGTAGTTGAAATGCTCCTCTCATCTATCACCAGCCGGGACCTGATGACCGGAAAAATCCTTGGTCTGGGGCTGGTAGGCCTGACGCAGATAGCCGCCTACCTTCTGGTAATGACAATAGCCGGGGTGGGACGTGGTGTGGATGTGATCTCAGTGGGCGGAGCAGGGTACTTCTTACTTTACGCTATTCCGGGCTATTTCTTCTATGCCGCTATCTATGCCTCGGTTGGCTGCCTGTTTGAGACTGAACAGGAGGCCCAGCAGCTCATGGCTGTGCTTACCCTTATCCCCATTCTTCCGGTGGTGTTTGCAACTTATGTGGTGACCCATCCCGATGCTCTGGCAGTCCAGGTGGCCTCATTCATCCCACCCCTGACTCCTTTCCTGATGATCATTCGCCTGGCGGTGGTTGCGGTTCCGTGGTGGGAAGTAGTGGGGACAACGCTAGTACTGGTGGTGTTCACTATTCTGATGATGCACTGGACGGGGATCATTTTCCGTACCGCCATTCTACTCTATGGCAAACGCGTGACCCTGCCGGAAATAGTGCGCTGGGTGAAAGCGAGGTAGAAGACGGGAATAGCGACCTGTCGCTTGGCTGATAGAACGGCACTAATCCCTCAGCTTTCCGCCGTACCCTTTGCCTCAAAGGGAACTTTAGAGATAATTTACAATAGTGTAATAACGGTGATTTTTGACACTATGTGACGAAGGAGCATAAGCACGATGAGTGCAAATACAATAGAGTTCTCAGAGCAAAACTTCGATGAGAAGGTATTATCTTCTGACCAGCCGGTGCTGGTCGATTTTTGGGCGGAGTGGTGTGGCCCATGCCACATGATTGCCCCGACAATCGAAGAAGTAGCCACGGAATACAAGGATAAAATTACCGTTGGTAGGCTAAATGTTGATCATCATCCGGGGATAGCGGCCAGATATGGTATTCGCAGTATTCCGAGTATCCTTCTATTTAAAGATGGTCAGGTAAACAACCAGATCGTAGGGACCGTTCCCAAGGCTCAAATCATGGATATGTTAAACCGGGCCCTGTAGGTTTCTTAAAGGAAGAATGTCCGAACCTCGAAAGGTAGTGATTATCGGATCCGGCCCTGCCGGCCTTACGGCCGCTCTTTATGCTGCGAGGGCTAACCTGAAGCCCCTGGTGTTTGAAGGTTCCCAACCTGGCGGTCAACTGATGATAACCACCGACGTAGAAAACTATCCCGGTTATCCTGACGGTGTGTTGGGGCCTGAAATGATGGAATTGTTTCGCAAGCAAGCACTGCGTTTTGGCGCGGAAACCTGCTTTAAGACCGTCACCGAGGTAGACTTATCTTCGCATCCCTTTAAAATCTTGGCTGATGATGAGCTTACCGAAGCGGAGACCGTAATTATCAGTACAGGTGCTTCAGCCCGCTTTCTGGGACTGGAATCAGAGTCCCGGTTTATCGGGCGCGGAGTTTCCGCCTGTGCCACCTGTGATGGGTTTTTCTTCAAAGATGAAGAAGTGATTGTAGTAGGTGGTGGTGACTCCGCAATGGAGGAGGCCAGGTTTCTGACCAAGTTCGCCTCCCGCGTGACTATTGTTCACCGCCGTGATCAGTTCCGTGCCTCTAAGATCATGCAGAAGAGAATTTTCGACAATCCTAAGATAGATATTCGTTGGAACGCAGTTGTTGAAAAAATGCTGGGTGATCCCCAAAACGGCGGCCTCACCGGTGTGATGCTCAAGGACACCCAGACTGGTGAAACCGAGGAATTTCGATGTGATGGCGTCTTCATCGCCATCGGTCATACTCCCAACACCGGGCTGTTTAAGGGTCAGGTGGAGATGGACGAGCGGGAGTATATCATTACTCAGGGCAAATCTACACGTACTTCAGTTCCTGGGGTATTCGCCTGCGGCGATGTCCAGGATGCAGTGTATCGGCAGGCCGTTACCGCTGCGGGATCTGGATGCATAGCAGCCGTTGATGCAGAGCGTTTCCTAGAGAGCCAAGCCTAGGTCCCTTCCTGCAGTTGATCCTCCTTTCGAGGCACGCGGAGTTGCGAACGTGCCGATGAGGGAAATAATATTTCTGATTGCTTCCAACTTTCCGGGCTGGCAACCGAAGGTGCACCAGTGAGTCGGGCTATACCCTTCATCGATATTCTCATGATGGGACGGACCTTGCCTCCCATCCGCGAGCACTTCGGTGATTTCGATCGCTGGTTTCAGGAACGACCGGAAGTGCCCGCACGCTTCCGGGTCCACTATCTATTCGATGGGGATCCACCGCCGAAGCATTCCGAATCCGATGCCTGGATCATCACCGGTTCATCAGGCTCAGTGCATGATGAGTTTCCCTGGCTTCCGGCCGTCAAAGAGGGTATTGTCCGGGCCGCTAATGACGGCCAGCCCATTCTGGGAGTCTGCTTTGGGCATCAGCTGCTGGCTATAGCTATTGGTGGCAAGGTAGAGATCAATCCCAAGGGCTGGGAGATGGGCCCAGCAGTGATAGATCTCACCAGAGCCGGGACTAAGGCCCCCCTTTTTCAAGGGATGGCTAGTCGTATCCCCGTTTATCAAACCCATCGGGAAGTGGTTACCAGCCTACCGCCCGGTGCGCAGGTACTGGCGATCAATGAGATGGGATTGCAGGCGTTTCAGTTTGGTCACCAGGCTTTCGGGGTACAGTTCCACCCTGAGTTCACGGCCGAGATTGCCCGTATGTATGTGGCCTTGCGGTTGGACCGCGACCCGGATGCCACTTTCCAGAGTCCGGGAGGAAGCGGCGATAACTCCCGGAAAGTTCTTACCAATTTTATTAGACATGTAACCGCATAGGAGAATTCATGCAGCAGCCACTTTTTCAGATCAAGAACCTGAGTCTATACATCAGGAAGAAATCGGTCCTTTCTATCACCAATTTTGAGATTCATCGTGGCATTGTCTACGCTATTATTGGTCAGCCGGGATCGGGGAAAACGAGCCTTTTGGAAATGCTGGCGGGTGAACGCCGAGCCACTGGTGGCAGCATCATTTACGAAGGAGACTCAATCTCCAGCCCGAAGGTTCGCCGGAAATTTAGGGAGGAAGTATTTTATCTCCCCCAGGTGTCTTCAGGCAGAAGATCACGCGAAACCGTGCGGCGCTATATGCTTAAGCGCATCCGGACCGCCTCCTGGTCCACAGACTCAGCCGCTGACCGGCTCGAGGAAGTCATTAAGCGTATGAACTTGAGAGATAAGCTGCCGCGGAGTGTGAAGACTCTTTCTCCGGGTGAAAAGCGCTGGATTGATCTGGCTATTTGTGTAGCTTCAGATGCGAAGGTCCTGATCATCGATGAAATGGAGCAGCATATGAGCTATGATGAGCTCGATCTGGTCAAGCGCCAGCTCCTGCGTAAATGCAGTCATGAGGGAACAACCGTGCTGGTGTCGACCCTTAATCCTGCGAGCATACGACGGATGTCAGGTGTATCGGTAACCCTGGATCACGGACGTATCGCCATGATTCGTTCGGTGCGTGAGGGCAGTCGAGGCAGGCGGAGTCCGGCTGGCGTTGGGAACAACAATCGTTCCCCTAAACCCCGGGGGAATAGTCCTTCAAGAACCAAATCTTCCCGATGATAATGCTTGAGATTGTACAGTGATTCCCTTAACCATCTATTGGAGCCCTGACTTTGTCAACCACAAGGTGAGTGCGGGTCATCCCGAATCATCCAGTCGCCTCCTGGCTATTCAGGAGTTATTGGTCGAGCGCGGTCAGTGGGAAGCTTTCCACAAAATTGAAGCCCGCGCCGCCACGCCGGATGAAATAGCCTTGATTCATCCCTTGGAGTATATTCAACGTGTAGAACACATGACGCGGCGGGGGCCGACCTTATTGGATTCTGCTGATACGGAGGTCTCCCCTGGCTCTTTTCTGGCGGCGCGTAAGGTAGTGGGGGCTGGTATACAGGCGGTGGATGATGTGCTTTCTAATCGTTCTCAAACTGCGTTTATCCTGGGCCGGCCCCCGGGACACCACGCCCGGCCAGCGATGGCCATGGGTTTCTGTCTCTTTGCTAACGTAGCTCTGGCTGCCAGTTATGCCCATCAGGCCCACCAGGTGGAGCGAGTGGCGATTATTGATTGGGATGTCCATCACGGAAACGGGACCCAGGAAATCTTTTTTAGAACTGATCGAGTTTATTATATCAGTACGCATGAATTTCCACTCTACCCGGGCACAGGCCGGCTAGACGAAAAGGGAGTAGGGCCAGGACGGGGGTATACACTTAACTTTCCCCTAGCAGCCGGGAAGAGCGATGGTGACTTTTTGGATATCATAGAAGGTCCTGTGACAGAAGCACTCATGGCATATCGTCCAGAACTGATCCTCATCTCGGCCGGGTTCGATGCCCATGAATATGATCCTTTGGGGCATATGAACATTACGGCCGAGGGATATGAGCGTATGACTCAAGTGGTGAGCCGACTGGCGGGAGATTTATCTCAGGGGCGAATTATCTCATTTCTTGAAGGGGGATATCATCTGGCCGCATTGGCTGAATCGGTATCACGACATCTGGCCGCATTGGCTCAGGGGTCATAAGAGAACCCCAACTATCAGAGGGAACCCACTTGCCGGCAAATTCATTAGCGAAGCTTAACGGAGGGTAGAAGTCATGAAACGGCTATATCGATCCCATTCCAACCGGGTCATAGCAGGCGTATGCGGCGGGCTTGGATATTACTTTAGTATTGATCCAGTGCTTATCCGGTTGGTCTGGCTACTCCTGATTCTCTTTGGTGGAGTGGGGTTGCTGCTTTACCTGATTGCCTGGCTCATCATACCTATGGAACCGGAGGCGGAGGAGGCCGAGCGTGCCGCTGCTCCTCCAACCGCCATAAGTAAGGGACGCTTCTGGTGGGGCCTGGCGCTTATCGCCATGGGCGTTGTTCTCTATAGCAGCCAATTCCGGTTTATTTACTGGCCCATGATCCCCGGAGTGCGGCTGCATTCCCGGGATTTCGTCCCTTTTGCACTGGTGCTAGTGGGCATCTATTTATTATATACCTTCGCCCGGGTGGCTTCCGGTAAAGTTGTGTCCGGGGAACGGAGGCTCTATCGCAGCCGGGAGGATAAGAAAATTGGCGGTGTCTGCGGCGGCATCGCGGACTATTTTCAAATTGATTCCACCCTGGTACGTGTTCTTTTCGTGGCCGGCTCCTTTTTCTACCTGGCCGGTGTTCTGATTTATCTGGTGCTGCTTGTGGCTCTGCCGGAAGAACCGTTTGAGACCGCAACCGAGGCTGAGCAGGCCCCGGCAAAAAAAGCCGATACTGCGAGTAAACGTGGCAAGGGTACTAAAGGGGATACCGAAAAAGCGTGAAATGTTAAAGTTCGCTTTAGTGATTTTGGATGGTTTCGGGTTGCGATTGGAGTCAGAGGGAAATGCTTTTCGGCTAGCCCATACTCCCACACTGGATCACCTATTGAACAAATACCCTATGATTCCGCTGGAGACCTCCGGCCGGGCAGTGGGACTTCCGGAAGGGGTTATGGGTAACTCGGAAGTAGGGCATATGAATATTGGGGCTGGGCGCATTGTTCGCCAGGACCTGGTGCGCATTAACGATGAGGTTGATTCGGGTGCCTTTCAGCGAAATCCAGTGCTTCTGGAACAAATGCATCAGGTGGTGGCCCGGGGCAGTGCCTTTCATGTTATGGGTCTATGCAGCGATGCCGGGGTGCACAGCCACTTGAATCATCTGCGGGCGATTCTGGAAACGGCCAAAAGTGAAGGTCTGTCACGGGTCCAGTATCACGCCTGCATGGACGGCCGGGATACGTCGCCTCTGGCCGGGCGTGGCTACCTTAAGCAGGTACAGGGTTGGATGAATGAGCTGGGTGTGGGTGCCATCGCTACGGTGGTGGGTCGTTACTATATTATGGATAGGGACAAACGCTGGGACCGGATCGAGAAAGCCTATCGCCTGTTAGTGCATGGGGAAGGCGAGACTTACGCCACGGCCATCGCGGCGATTGAGGCCTCCTATGCCGGAGATGTGGGCGATGAGTTCGTCACCCCCAGGATCATTGGCACGGCAAGCCCGATCCGGTCAGGTGATGCCTTATTGGCTATGAACTTCCGGGCCGACCGCATGCGGCAGATCATAAGCGCGTTCATTGAACCTGATTTCGCCCAGTTCCCCGTCAATTCCCTTCAGGTGGATGTGCGCTCCATGACCCAGTACGATGAATCGTTCACCATTCCGGTTCTCTTTTCACCGGAAAACCTTACCAACATTTTTCCGGAAATTCTATCTCGGGCCGGCTACCGCCAGTTACGCGTAGCAGAGACGGAGAAGTATGCTCATGTCACGTATTTCTTTAACGGTGGCGATGAAAAAACCTTCCCGGGCGAGGTTCGCATCCTGATTCCTTCCCCGAAAGTGGCGACTTACGATCTGCAGCCTTCCATGAGTGCGGAGGAAGTGACGGATCGGGCGGTGGAGGCGATTGCCGGCGGAAACTATGAGGCTATTATTGTCAACTTCGCCAACCCCGATATGGTGGGTCATACCGGGGACCTGGAAGCAGCGATAGCGGCCATGGAAACCATCGATCGGTGCGTGAGCCGGCTTTTGAAGGCTATGCAAGGGCTGAATGCTGCTCTGTTTCTGACTTCAGACCACGGTAATGTGGAAACGATGATCGATCTCGAGACAGGTAGACCCCATACTGCCCATACCACCCGCTCCGCTCCCTTTATTTTAGTGGCACCCAGCGATGATTTGCGTCTGGAAGGCAGCGGGAAGCTGGCTGACATTGCCCCTACAATTCTCACCTATCTGGATTTGGACATCCCCCCCGAAATGACCGGAACCAACCGGCTCGTCAGGGTTCCCGCCAATGCAACCTGATCGATTTCACCAGCTGTGCCAGCGGTTCACCGAACAGCGCCTGGTGGTTGTGGGTGACGTTATGCTGGATACCTACATCCTGGGCAAGGCCTCTCGCATTTCACCGGAAGCGCCGGTACCCATAGTGGCTGTAGATGAGATAGACCATCGCCCCGGCGGTGCGGCTAATGTAGCCTATAACCTGAGTTCCCTTGGTGCGCAGGTTTTTCTGGTAGGGGTGTCCGGGGCCGACGCGGCCGGGCAAGAGCTTGAGAGAACTCTAGCACGCTTTGGCATCCCACACCATATCTTTCAGGATAACGACCGCCCCACCACCGAAAAAACCCGGGTGATCGCCGGGTCCCAGCATGTAGTCCGACTGGATAAGGAATCCACTGTGCCACTGTCGGATGAACTATCTGAGAAGGTGGCTGCGAGAGTGGCCCAGGACCTCGCAGGGGCCAGCGGATTAGTTCTCCAGGATTATCATAAAGGTACCCTCACGCACAAGGTTGTTCAGCAAATGCGCACCCTGGCCAGGCAACATCGCTGTCCGGTTTTCGTGGATCCCAAATTTGACAACCTGGACGGATTCGAGGGTGCGAGTCTGATCAAGCCCAATCTGGCCGAAGCTGAGCATTTTGTCGGCCGTCCTCTTCGAACCGACGAGGAACTGCGCGCCGCTGGTCATGACATGCGGGCGCGTCTGAAAGCGGAGGTGGTTCTCATAACGCGCGGCTCCTTGGGAATGGATTTATTCGATCAGGAGGGCTACCGCCGCATCCCTACGCGCGCCCGTAAGGTGGCCGATGTCTGCGGTGCCGGTGATACGGTCATCAGTACTTATGCCCTGGCTTTGGTATCTGGGGCCAATCCCAGAGAGGCAGCCGAGCTGGCGAACTTTGCCGCCGGAACGGTAGTGGAAGAGATGGGCGTGGTGCCCGTGACCCTGGAAAAGCTGGAAGGACTGTTGCGGCATCATGCCACACCGTGAGATAAACCTGGTTCAGGCCGCCCTGATCGTCCTGCTTATCCATGCAAACTGCATCACTGCCCAGCATTATCATTACGAACCCGAGGACTGGCAATACATCCCGGCCACGGCCACCATCACTTCCGCCTCCGAGGGGCCCGACGGGATATATTTCAGCACCTTCGATGGGCTGCTCTTTTTCGATTATTATAACCAGGGTTTGGATCATCTCCCACAGATTAACATGGGGCTGCCGTCACACCACCTTTACCACGTTTATCATGACCCTTCCACTGACGGCCTTTGGGTGGTCTATGAAGACGGTATCGCGTTTCGCATGCGCACGGATGAAACCTGGCGCTTTGTGCCTTTCTTAGCCTTGCCAGACCATTTTCGGGGACGGGATGTGACTCGCGTGGGAGGCACGTTTGATGGCATCTGGATCGACCTGGGTGGCGTTTATACTCTGCTTAACTCATTTACCGGGGAGTTCATTCACCGCGACCTCGCCGGGCCAGACAACCCCGTAGCCTGGAACACCAGCCAGGCGGAATTCCTGGAGCCCCCGGACCTGCTTGGTTGGATCACGACAGGCCAATGGTCCTCAGCTATCCGTGAATTTCTCGGCCCCGGCTATCTTACCGCTGTACCCACCTTCGTCTTCCAGGATCGATACAATCGGTATTGGTATGGCACCGACATCGGGACCTTATTCAGGGGCGATCCCAGTACCCGTCGTCTGGAAGAGCTTCAAGCGGGTATTGCAACCAAACCGGTAATCACCATTTACCGGGATGGTGATCGGATCTGGTTCGCTGACAATATTTTTCGCCGCGAGGGTGTTCGACCTCTGCGCAGGGAGGGTTATTTCCTCAGTGCCTGGGACGAGCGAATTTCCTCCTGGCGCTACTATAGTAGTCTGTCATCAGAGGTGATTCGGGATGCGGGTGTTAACGCTATACTCCGGGTTGGTCGCCAAATGTGGTTGGCTACCATGAACGGCATTGTATTACTGGAAACCCGCACCGGCGCCTGGGGATTCATCGGCTCGAAAGCCGGATTGCGGGA from the Candidatus Neomarinimicrobiota bacterium genome contains:
- the gpmI gene encoding 2,3-bisphosphoglycerate-independent phosphoglycerate mutase, with protein sequence MLKFALVILDGFGLRLESEGNAFRLAHTPTLDHLLNKYPMIPLETSGRAVGLPEGVMGNSEVGHMNIGAGRIVRQDLVRINDEVDSGAFQRNPVLLEQMHQVVARGSAFHVMGLCSDAGVHSHLNHLRAILETAKSEGLSRVQYHACMDGRDTSPLAGRGYLKQVQGWMNELGVGAIATVVGRYYIMDRDKRWDRIEKAYRLLVHGEGETYATAIAAIEASYAGDVGDEFVTPRIIGTASPIRSGDALLAMNFRADRMRQIISAFIEPDFAQFPVNSLQVDVRSMTQYDESFTIPVLFSPENLTNIFPEILSRAGYRQLRVAETEKYAHVTYFFNGGDEKTFPGEVRILIPSPKVATYDLQPSMSAEEVTDRAVEAIAGGNYEAIIVNFANPDMVGHTGDLEAAIAAMETIDRCVSRLLKAMQGLNAALFLTSDHGNVETMIDLETGRPHTAHTTRSAPFILVAPSDDLRLEGSGKLADIAPTILTYLDLDIPPEMTGTNRLVRVPANAT
- the rfaE1 gene encoding D-glycero-beta-D-manno-heptose-7-phosphate kinase, whose amino-acid sequence is MQPDRFHQLCQRFTEQRLVVVGDVMLDTYILGKASRISPEAPVPIVAVDEIDHRPGGAANVAYNLSSLGAQVFLVGVSGADAAGQELERTLARFGIPHHIFQDNDRPTTEKTRVIAGSQHVVRLDKESTVPLSDELSEKVAARVAQDLAGASGLVLQDYHKGTLTHKVVQQMRTLARQHRCPVFVDPKFDNLDGFEGASLIKPNLAEAEHFVGRPLRTDEELRAAGHDMRARLKAEVVLITRGSLGMDLFDQEGYRRIPTRARKVADVCGAGDTVISTYALALVSGANPREAAELANFAAGTVVEEMGVVPVTLEKLEGLLRHHATP